The Odocoileus virginianus isolate 20LAN1187 ecotype Illinois chromosome 24, Ovbor_1.2, whole genome shotgun sequence nucleotide sequence ATGGAGCAGGTCAGAGACAGCAGCTGCGTGCAGGAATCCCAGGTTGAGGTCTCACCACAGTCCAGGTTTCTCCCAGGCTTTCATCTGTACTGTATATGGATCAAAGATTCCTTGTGTGGCCGGTAGGACTGGAGCAAAGCGCTCTGGGAAACAGACCATGCCAGGTTTGGGAATCTGTAAGAGATAGCCGCCCCCATCTTTGCTGGAAAGGGAGCCAAGGAATGACAACCCTTTCCACCTCAGGGTGAGACTCAGGGTTTAGAGGAAGAGTAAGCCAAGATGTATGTTCACGCATGTGTGGACCCAGCCTTTCCATCAAGGACAGTGCAGGCTAATGGAGCTTGTTGGGATCCAAATGCCTGGCCTCACTCCACGGCACACCGACCTGCAGTCATCACCCCTGCCACTCCTAACCTGAGCCTGACAGATGGCGTAACAACAGCACCCATTTCCcaattttctgaattctttccttCCCCACTCAGTCTGACAGCCTTGACCAGGGTCAGAATTTCTTAGCAAACATCTCAGGATCTTCCTCCAGGAACACTGAGGTCCTCCACAGCACACACCATGGGCCAGCTTCCCAGGCACTGAGCTGAAGGGACAGCAAAGACAGGAAGTTGGATGAAGAAAGTCTTTGCTTACCCCCTCTTCTTCACCCCACCACACcgtccccagccctgcctgggtgTGAGCAGACACCACGACGCTGGGGACACAGTCTTTCCTGCCATCATATCTCCCTACACCCCTAACACCACCCAGACTTGAACCCCAAGGCCAATCCAAGTCATCATCTTGACTTCTGGTCCCTCTGCCCTGTCCACTTGGATTTCCATAGATGTATATTCCAGCTGACCCTCTGAGCTCACCCCACCCTCGTGTTCAGGCCAGAAAAGCTGAGCCCAGCTGCCTGGGAGTTATTGTGGCACCTGGGAGGCCATTCGCAGCAGCAAGAAGGTATCCAGCAAGGCTGCTGGGGAGCAGGGATGGGAGAGAGGAcaccaggaggagaggggagttgGGGTGCCAGTCCCAGAAGCCATATGCCAAATGTGTGGTGTGAAGGTTCATTCTTTTGGGGAGAGAGGCCATATTTTGCATCAGCATCTCAAAGAGGGGTGAGAAATCAGGGAATGAGAGAACAGAGCAAAAGGGGCGACCCAAAGGATCCTCACTCAGGgataccacccccacccccgagctCAAAATCAATCAGGAGCCCCAGGGTGCAGTTTCGGCTTTGTCATTCACTTGAGCAGGTCACTTTCTTCCCTCTGAgctttcccatttgtaaaatgaaggccTCACCGCAGATATGGAGACTCTGGCCCAGCTGGAGAAGGAGGAAAGTGCACAGGCTGGAAATGGGAGACAGGAGGGAAACACAGCAGAATGTTGTGGGCAAGGGGGCAGGTGAACAGAATACAGTAAAGAGAAGGagctccagcccctcccccaggacaCAGCAAAGGGCTGTGGGGAATGTCCCTGGGCCTAGCCCCGCTGCCCGTGGGCCAGGAGCagtcacacacacccctcactgCCCTGGCCAGCCCTCTCTCCAAGGGGTGGGGGCGGCGTGCCTGAGGTGAGAAGTCCACAGCTCAGCAAGTCCAGCGCGGCACAGCTGCCCGGGATTAACACCACATCCTGGGCTCCTCTGCAGAGGGATCACACGTCGTCGCCTTCACAGCTGCTTAGCTGCACGTTGCCCACTCAGGCCCCTCACCCCCAGCGGCCCCTCCTCACACACGCCGCCCTCCCCTCTCAGGGGCCAGCCAGGACGCTGCCTCTGCCTTGGCAGGCCAGGAGAGGGGCTCTACAGTGGAAGGGCCAAGAGAGATCAGAGGCACCTCCAGAGAACAGCCGCACCCACAAAAACCCAGGAACCCCTAGGTGCGACGCGAAATAGAGACGGGCAGGGAAGGCTTCCCTCGCTGGCCCCTGTGGCTCGGCCCGAGACAGCCTTGGCCTAGAATTACCTTGTGTTTAGGCCACCCAGGCCCTTCCCTCCAGATGGCTCCCGTCCTTGGGGAGGGAGTGGCAGGAGGGCCAGATGGAGCCCCTACAGCTGGGAACCCTCAGCTCCAGCCTCCTGGAGCAACGTGCTTCTGAGGCCCCCCGGCTGTTAGGAACCTTGTCACCTTCCCCCACAAGCACACCCCAAAGCTGCTTGCTCCGGGTCACGTGCATTCCCCCCAACCCGAGGGGGGTGGGCAGCACACTTctccatcccccagggtcatccagGCCCCTGGTTCTGCCCTAAGACTCAACCCACACCCCCATCCCTACCTCGAGAGGGAGGCCACAGTGAGGAATTTTACTCGAATCTCCTCTGCGGGGAAAGGCTtcgggaaggagaggaggggagaaagaagAAGCCGGGGCCTGGGATGGCTGCATCTGTCACCTGTGCGAGCGCGCCAACATCGCGGCAGGCTCCCCGCTGCAGACGTCGGGTGCTGGGGGGCCGCTCCCTCAAAGTCTGGCGTGGAGTCCACGGACCGCCGGGAGGCCGCGACCCCCGAACGCAGCCGGGCGCCTAGGAGTCGTCGTCGTCATCGACGCTGGCGCCGCCGGGGTCGCCCTCCCGGGACGAGCGCAGCTCTCGGGCCAGCAGCGCCGTTAAACCCTGGGCGCGGAGCAGGAGGCCGGCGCCCAGGAAGAGGACCCCGCAGACCACGAGCAGCGACAGCACGCCCAGCACCGCCGCCTGCACGGCGCGCGGCCCCTCGGGGGGCTCCGGCGGCGCCCCCGACTGATTGCAGCAGGAGCTCTGCCAGGCGCCCCGGGCTGTGGAGCCCGCCTGCGAGCTGTTCATGCTTCGGCGCCGGCTGCCCAGATGCGCTGAGGACCGCCAGATGTGCGGAGCCCAAGGCCGGCGGGTGGGCGGCGGCTGCGTCGGGGAGGGGCCCAAGGGGCGGATCCCAGACGCCGTGCGCCCCCACCCCTGGCGCAGAGCTAGGAGGCTCTTTCTAGACAAAGGGCTCGTAGCTACCGCCCAGAATCCCGGGGGGCCGGTGTATACTTCTCAGCCCAAAGGCCCACACGCCCACTCATGTGAACCGGCCCATGCACCCAACCAGACAAAGCCAGGAGTCCTGTCCCCAGGGCtctccctccaccaccccctTAGAAAAGGTCAGGAGATAGCCCTCCCTCAGAACCCTTAAGCCATTCTAGACCACATTTCAGGTGCTGGCCACGGTGCTGCCCCCACTGAGGAAGACACAGTGCTCCTAGGCTTTCTGTCCCTGGGCCGAAGTTAAAtgatgcttgggcttccctggtggctcagagggaaagaatctgtccgccaatgcagatgtgggtttgatccctgggtcagaagatcccctgaaaaaggaactggctacccactccaatattcttgtctgggaaatcccatggacagaggaacctggcaggctaagtccatgggctcacaagagtcagacacaacttagccactaaaaaCCACCAACTACCTAGGTGCCACTGGGACAGCAGGCAAATGAGCAATGTCTACAACCTTAGTGATGCATAGCCTTCATCACCCCCTCGGGAGCTTCCTGGGGTTGGATAAGCGGGCCAGTACCCACCCTGGTCCCAGGTGAGATGGAAGGGAGGAGGAATTTAAGGCCTGCCCCCATTCCTCTGCTCAGGCCCAAGGTCAAGGAGAATTACAGATCAAGGGGAAagatctgagtcaccagggctcCTGTCCTGACCTTGAATAAACCAGTCCCCTACCCCTGGGAAGTCACAGTGCCAAAGGGGATAGAGATGCTATTGAACTGCCCACTAAAGGGAGCCTGCCTGCCAACTGGGTGTCCCACAGCCAAGCCAGGGTGAGAGTCTGGAGCAGAGCCTGGCTGCAGAAAAGAACGAAGTCTGGGGAAGCTGGGATGGAGGAAAGACCCTCCTGCCCAGGTCTCCTGAAAACTCCTGTAGCAATCCTGAGCCCTGTTTAAAACAAAGTCACTGTTAGTGAACAGCTGAATCAGCCAACTCCTCAGAGGAAATGAGCTGGTCTAAGGAGAAAAAGGCCCCCCAGACTGCAGCGAGTCAGGTAGGATCACATCTCATTAAGGAGTTGCTGACAATGGGCCTTCCCCATCTCCAAACCACTGAGAACCTCTTGAGTTCTCCAATTCACCAGTGCCCCAGAGGCCAAGGGTAGGACATCACAAAACCCTTCATGAAATTACACATGGCTGAAAAGTGGcctgaaatgagaaaaatgtgctAACACTTCCTGGCCATCCTGGCACCTATCTGCTCCAGGACCATGGACAAGACCCCCAGACCTTGGCCATTTCTCCTTTAGCACTGCTGCTTGCTTGCACACTGTTCATTTAGTTTGGTTAGAGCTTGCCCCTGTGTAACAAAAAGCATTGTAAAATAtggaataaatcaatgaaaaacaCACTGATCTTGACAATGTTTGCCTAGAAATGGATGTGAGATACCAacgtgaaactgttagttgctcagtcatgtctgactctttgtgaccccatggactgtagcccaaaggagcccaccaggctcctctgtccacggactctccaggcaagaatgctagagtgggttgtcagtccttctccaggggatcttcccaaaccagggatcgaacccaggtctcctgcattgcaggcagattttttactgtctgagccaccagggaagcccatgtcgcCCAAACCAAAAGTGTCCCAGGTCACCAGTCTCAAGGTGGCCAATCTCTCTCCAGAGGGAGAAGACACCAAGTCAAATGAGCTTTCTGTGCAAGTGGGGCCCTGTGTGTGCTCTACGGAGACAGAGGAGATAGTCTTTAGGGTCATCTGATAATataaatcccagggacggaggagcctggtgcgcttctgtctatggggtcgcagagagtcagacacgactgaagcgacttagcagcagcagataatATAAAAGGCAGGTTATAGCTTCCTTAGGAAGGGAGGAGAAATAGCACAGCAATATCCAGAAGCAGCAGATCCTGATCTGTGTCATCATTTATGGGACTGACTGTGGTCACACTTGCTTATGTGAATGTCCAACAAAGTACGAGATCGATCAGCTTTAATCTATCTTCAATCACATCATGCACCCCCATCTTGGAATAATGCCCTCAGCACACTCACGTGTTCCTTGAAGTTCTGCCAGAAAGTGTTAAAATGTTTCAGGGCGTAATACCAGTCAAGGGAGAGACTCAACCCAAACTTACACTCTCAGCTTTATTCACCATCCTAGTGATGGCTCCTCTGTACAATGTAGGAAAGGGGAAACCCCCCCGAAACCAGGAGTATGGAGAGACAGTGCAGGCCAGACCTGACCATCAGTGAAGGTGACAAGGATGACCACAGACTGGCATCCACAGCACGAGGAAGCCAGGGCGGCCCTTCCCAGTCTCATCAAGGACCCGAAGCGGGTTCCAGAGCCCCAAGGGCCTAACAGTACTTCCCCAGAAGCCAAGGTCCGTAAGCCATCAAGGAGCACCAAGGCCCTGGAGAGACCTAGAGGGCCAGGGTGTCTTTAATGAGCCTGCGCATGGTGGTGGTGACGGAGGAGCCCAGGGCGTCAGTGATCTGGAAGGAAATCTTATAGAGGTAGGGCTGCACGTCCCGCAAGCCCGTGTCGAACACGTTGTCCACCTCTGACTGCGTGGGCATCTTGGGCAGGTACTCATGCCGGTTCATCACCTCCACAATGTTGATGATCTTCTCGCAGAGCTTCTCCCCCACCTTCTCCCGGCATATCTGCCGCTCCTGCTCTGTGGCCAGGGCCACCACATGCACCTTGACTGTCCATACCTCCCAGGGGATGCACTCATCGGAGAAAGGCCAGCGAGACTTCTTCTTCTGGTAGAACTCCAGGGACATCTGCCCCAGCCCATCGCCCCCGGAGTTGCGCAGAGCATCCTGGGAAAGGAGGAGCAAGAGTGAGCAGGCCAAGGCCTCCACTGGGTTCTTACCCTGTTCTTACCCTGTGAGGGCCAGCTTCCCAAGCCCCAGTGAAAGCTCTTTATCAGACCTCCGGGGAGGGCAGAGAACGAGACCCAGAGAGTAAAGGATTTGTACAAAGTGACACAAATGGCTCCTCTTAAGCAGAACCCTCCTTCATTCCCTCAAAGACAACCTAAACTCACAGTTTCTAAAGAAAAGCCCAGTGATCCTTGAATAGAGAGACAGAAGCCAAGGAACAgagcagggtgggaggggaaggacaGACCACATttagagcttctccctcttttcctctgaGAAGCAAATGGGGCCACCTGGTCTAATAAATCTGCCTGTCCCCCCATGGGgtgtgatggcccacactcttcCTCCCAGTGTAGCCAAGACCCTAAAGCACCTTTCTACCTTTCTCTCTGAGTTAGGGCCAACCCAAAGGTAAGGATGCCTCCCTCAACTCCCTAACAGCCCATCAGGAAGTAAGTCTCTCCTTTATTGACAAACCAAGCTCCCATTCCCTCTGCTGACGGTAACAGCAGCTATCTCTTCTACAGTGTTTCCTGTGTGACGGCTCTCCAGCACTTGACCCATCTGACTCACTTAATCCTCGTGGTGCATATACCCTATGAGATGGGTACAGCTTTCATTCCAAATTTACATATAGTGAAACTGCAGTCCAGAGGAGCagagtcacttgcccaaggtcacacacttGTGGGTGGTAGAGCCTGGCTTGAGTCCATGCCCTTAAGAGTCCACTGTGTTTCATGTACCTCTCATTGGCATCTGGAGGACAGGGGTCTGAATACCACTGCCTCCCCTGAAGGGGGACTGGGAAACTCATCAATTTTCCCTTTCTAGGCTAGGAGCAATGGGAGGGCGGGGAGTACCCTGTGGCTGGTAGCGAGTCCACCCCCTATGAGGATCACACGTCTATGGAATGGAAGCCAGAGAGACAACCCTCCTCCTCTGATCTCAGGGAGGGCACTTTAAGAGAAATTCCCttcattactttaaattttaaagatatgcACTCACTGAAAGAATGAAACACTGCAACCCTGAATGCAGACAGAATTAAAAATCACACCTCTATTCCCGCCCCGAGATGACCAATGTGAGCAGGCTGGTGTGTCCCTTCCACCTTTCTCCTGGCCCCTACAGGCCCACACAGACATCCGCCACACTGCCCACAGGACCCTTCTCTGGGACAGCCACCGCCTGAGCCCAGCAGCCCTCCCTCTCAGGGCATCTCGTATGAGAAAGGCCCGAATGTGGAAGCAGAAGCACAGAGGTGTCAGTAGAGAGGAGGTCAAGAGTGCAGAGGCGATGATCAGCCCAGGGGCGCTGGCTGCCAGTGCTCAAAGGGCTGCCTGCTCTCCTTGCTGGTATTTTTACAAGGCCCCCTCCCCTACCCCCGTACCAAGCACTCCCCACCCAGAAGAGCTCTGAACATGCCTGTTCCTGAGAACCTCAAACAACCTGACACGCACACCCAGGAAGGGTAAGCTGGTCCAACAGCAAGGAGGGGACGACACGCAGCAGCCCCCTGCTGCCCACTGCACCCCACCTTACCCTGAACTCCCCGACGACCTTGCGCAGAGCGCGGTCCAGCTCCTCGGAGGAGACGCGCACGTAGGTGAAGTCGATGAAGTCGCAGTCCACGTCCTGGGTGCCCACGGTGCCGATGGAGTAGGTGCCCTCCTTCTTGTAGTGGAACTTGCCAGTGCTGCGGTGGAGGAGCACCGTATGCAGCACGGCCAGCATGGCCTCCTCCACCTGCCGCCCCTCAACCGACACCTCCAGCACCTCCGAGCGACAGTTCATCTTGTAGCTGGGGGCCCACGCTGAGGTCAGGGACCAGAGGAAAGACGGTGGAGCTTCACCCCACCCAGGGGCCACCCTGCAAGAGGAGCCGGGTCAGAATGTGGACACATTCTGCCTGATTGGTGTGTCACCTGTTCACATCCTTCCAGGCCCAGCCCTGTCCCCTGCCACCACGGCCCTTCTCTGCTCTGTAGCCACATATGCTGGCAGAGGACCACTGACTCTTGGGATGGGAGATGGGGAGAGCAGCAAAGCTACCAGTCCAAACACCTAGCTCCGGCCTGAATTCCGTGACGGCATCCAGTGTGGTTTACAGCACATGCTCACTGTGAACCCCTGCCAGCTCCAGCCCTTGAGAAGCTGCCAGGATGGAGGACAGACAGGCAGGTAAACATCACCAGAGTAGTGAGACTCCATGATGGgagtgagaagaaaaggaagactaGAATCTGATCTCCTGGGACCCTGAATGACCAGGCATCTGGACTCTGTCCCGAGGGCAGTGAAGAGTCCATGCATCCCACTGTCCAACACTGAATCTACACATCAGAAAGTTAACTCCAGCCGACGGGTGAAGAATGGTTCGTCACTATTTGAGGGGTCAGAGACTGCTCTGAGAAGTCAGTGAAAGCTAAGAAGACTGAACTTGAAAACCtgactgacacatacacaccaaATCTCACAGACTCTGAGGTAAAAATTTGCCAATTTAagggactctcctggtggtcaagtggctaacactctgtgcccccaatgcagggtacctaggttcgatccctggtcaaggaactagatcccacatgccccagcaaAGATcgaagagcctgtgtgccacaaccaagacccagtgcagccaaataaaaaaaaaaaaaaaaccttgtcaATTGAAGACAGAAAGGGTTGGGCAAGGAGTCTAGTTAGAGACCACCACAGTCGTGCCATTTCCAGACAGTGCAATGGGATGTGGCAGAGTGATGTGCAGAGTGTGGGGTTTCCACATCCAATGGCCCAGGGTCCGAATCCCAGGTCTCCAGTATCTTGCTCTGTGACCTTAAGCCAATCACTCAACCTCTGAGTCTactttcttatctgtaaatatagaataaaataacACATGTGAAACACAGCAGGGACGCtaaagccagactgcctgggttggAGCCCCAGCTCTCTCATCAGCTCACTGTGTGATCAAGGGCATGTTGCCTCACCCCTAAGTGCCTCAGGTTCCCCAATCCATAAAATAGGGATATTCACAGTAGCTACCTTGAAGGGGTCCTCTCCAGAATGGGGTGAGTTAGCATCTGTAAAGCACTTGATGCAGTTCCTGGCAAGCACGAAGCATTCAGTATGAGCTGCTCTAATTACTACATTGTTATTGCTGAGAGATGACGCAAGGCTAGGACAGGACTGGTAGAGGGAGTGGGAAGGGAAGAACAGACTTGAGAACCAGAACTTCATCAGTAACTGAATATGAGCTGAGAAGGAGCGGGAACAGTCAAATTTCTTAGCTGAGAAGGTTCAGCTTACACACCTCCCCTGACAGAGAATTCACCTCTCCCAGCAGGTCATTCCAGTCTTTTTAAAGTTCTATTCAGAGACTCCCTCTTTGGAAGGGCTTTGTCTCTTAGTGCTTTAAACTGCTAATCTTAATTCTGAAATCAAGAGTCATGCACAGAAGAAGTCCCACCCCTTTCC carries:
- the SMIM41 gene encoding small integral membrane protein 41, whose product is MNSSQAGSTARGAWQSSCCNQSGAPPEPPEGPRAVQAAVLGVLSLLVVCGVLFLGAGLLLRAQGLTALLARELRSSREGDPGGASVDDDDDS
- the ATG101 gene encoding autophagy-related protein 101, whose product is MNCRSEVLEVSVEGRQVEEAMLAVLHTVLLHRSTGKFHYKKEGTYSIGTVGTQDVDCDFIDFTYVRVSSEELDRALRKVVGEFRDALRNSGGDGLGQMSLEFYQKKKSRWPFSDECIPWEVWTVKVHVVALATEQERQICREKVGEKLCEKIINIVEVMNRHEYLPKMPTQSEVDNVFDTGLRDVQPYLYKISFQITDALGSSVTTTMRRLIKDTLAL